actgtggtatctgggagcccagctgccaggggTTTATGGGGCATCTGGCATAGAAAGGGGGAACCCTGAGAGAAGGGGTTCCCTAGCCCACTGAGGGGGTCTGCAGGCTAGGGACCTGATATTGGGGTTCAATTCCCAACTCTGACACAGACTCCCTGGGCAAGCCCCTGTACCTCTATAAGCCTCaggttccctatctgtaaaatgggggtgagcCTTCCTCGACCTCTTCTGTTCAGCTTGCAAGAGCtttcaggcagggactgtctctcgctgcatgtctgtgcagcgcctggcccaatgggcccctgatctcagttggggcagCTGTGGATAGGTGCCTTGTAGGCAGGCTATGTGTCTGTGAACAGGCAGGCGGGTGCATTGCGCATCTGATCGAGTTGCATGGCTGCAATTGTCGAAGTGTGGCTGTTCTGGTGTGTGCCTGGGACTGGGTGGGCTGCATTGTAGGTTGGTCAGGGAGTAGACATGCTATCTGCTATATCACCAGCTAAGCTGAGGTTTCTGCTACTGCCTGTCActgctctgctccccttccccccacaggcCTTCATCTGCCAGACCTGATCCAGCTTCCTGCTGCTACCATGGGGCATCTGGGGAAGAGATGGTGAGAACACAGGATCAGAGAGTCCCCTGGCCAGCACGGGCCCCAGCTGGCTCTCCTGGAAGAGCCTGACCATACATCCCAGAGATATGTGAAAATAGGTTTAAGCTAGGGCCAGATTGGAGCTGGCACCCCCTAGAGATGAAAGGCCCAGCGTCCCATTCCCCATGCCCATAGCCAGCCAGTTCCTCTACTCTGGGGGTGAATGGGAGCTTGTGCCTACAGAAGgtgaaaggccccgtgtcccattcccagtCCAGCTCAGCATTCCCAGCGCAGGGTGAATGACCACAGGGAGTCACTGCCAGCATCTTCCAGTTTATTCCCCACGGAAGGTTTGGACAAGTCATGGCCGGGAGCTGGGCAGCTTCAGCGCTATCCCTGCAGGGATTGGGACTAGGGCCAGCTCATCAGGTGAGGCCGAAGGCCTGAGCTCCGCCAGGAGCTGCCCGTCCCCCATGCCCCAGGACACTCCATCCAGTCCTGCCCTGGGCCCTCATGCCGGGCCGGTCTCCTCCTTCAGATAGTCCTTGTATATCCTGCGGATCCTGGCAATGTCCTTTTCGGGCGGCTGCTGCCACTCGTACCAGGGGTACCAAGGTGCctggctctgcagggagggggcggggggcgtcTTGGTCACAGCCTGGTGCTGGTTGGTGTAGTCCTTGCCCTGCAGCGTCACCAAGGGGATGTGGAAGCTCACGAGTCCTGCGGGTGGCGGGGGATGGAGGAAAGGCAGCTAGTGAGCAAGACTGGGGTCAATCCCCATCcacagccccgctccccacagcccagctctgccgatgcccctcaatcccaaccggcagccccctgctattcccaCTCAGTCATATCCAGCTCCCTACTCACCATGGTCACGAGCTTGGTCAATCGCCTGGGTCAAGCGTTTATGCTGCTTCATGCAGACACCTGCAGTGGAAGGAGAGGGTAGCGTGTCTCAGAGGATGAAGAAACTGTGGGGTTTGGGGAGCTGATTCTGGGGCAGACTGATCCAGAGgctccttttccatttctaaaagggacaggcagggccccaggggacaAAGAGGGTTTCCCAGGTTGGGGCTGGGCTGAATGGGGAGTCTCCATCTCCCTGGGAAACAGGCTGCACGGGGCAGTGCTACCCCATGGGGGGATGGGACCAGATGGGAAATGTCACCTCCTTGGTCAGTTTCATCCTTCTCTCCCCCTACCCGCAACAATTCCCCTCCCGGCATCCCCCCCCACAGACTATCCCCTGGCCTCTTGGGCTATTCTCCCTCACCTCTGCACTACCCCAGCCTTCCCACTGCCTCTGCTTCCTCTCCCTTGGGGCCCCCGCCCAGAACCAGGCAGATGGCTCCCCGCCCACCCCTTTGGTCTAACTGGGAAAATGGTTCCCTGTGGCAGACTCCAAGcccccctgggcggggggggggggagggaatgtaCCTGTGCGTGTGGGATGGAAGGTGACACCCGTGTGGGAGCAGATGAACTGCTCCAGGAGCTTCACGTTCTGCAGGAGGAGAGAAGCAAAGATGGAGCCGTGAGCAGCAGGCACAGGGACAGACAGGAAAGGGGCTGGCACCGCAGAGAGGCCATCTGGCTGCTTGGGGACACTAGGTTCCCcaaagagcaggggggggggagggggcgccatACAAACAGGGCCAACTTGAGGGAAGAAGTGGGGATCATAGAGTtggggcagaggggaaagaggggatCATACAGCCAGGGCAGGCCTTATGAAGAGGGTTACAGAGCAGGGGTCATACAGCTGTGCCCAGGGAGCCCAGACCACGCGTATGTTTTCTCTCCAGGTCAAGGGGTGGGGGTCACAGGCCCGGCCAGGGGGTGAGGAATGGCCAGAAGGGCCTGAGTTGGGCTCAGCCCCTTACCCTGTAGTCCACGTGGAGTTTCTGGTCTCggcagatggggcaggggttccccgCAATCTTCTTTCCTCTCTGGGGAACCAAATGAGACTGTTAGAGCTGAGCCGCCTCTCCACCCTGCTCATACCCCAGCCACAAAGCAGGGCCAATGGTGGGCctgacccatgggcccatctagcctggtatcccgtCTCTGGCAGTTGTTAGCACAAGGTGAAGGTGCAAGCAACCCCTAGTGGTCAGATATGGAATAGCCCGTCTCCATAGACTGGCCATCCTGACCTTCCTCATGCCCTGAAGCATCTGTCCCCTGCTATTATAATTATCTCAAACTGTTCCCAAGGGCTTTACATCTGGAGATGGCGAAGCGCTTTGCTGTCTTTAGCCCCATTttatacatggggaaactgaggcagaaaaggGCAGCGACTTGTCCATGGTCACCCAGCAGAGGCAGGCACAGCAGCCCCTCTCCAGGGGCCAGGTATCCTCACCAGCTGTGCTCTCAAATCTCACTAGACTCTTCTCCAGCCTCCCCTGTCCTGGTCCCTTTCCGACACTCACTGGGGATGATTCCGACCCTCGTGAACCAGCTGCTAATGGGATCTAAGTTCTCTGGGTCCTGCTGACCATCAAACTCCTCCTTGTTTGGTGTCACCTGCCATTTACTTTCCCATGCCTCTCATCAAACCACCCCTTTCTGATGTGCTATGGATCTCACCAAGGCTAGCCAGACCATTGGTCTTTTCACTCTCCTCCCACTTCTATACCCCCgcccgctgctctaaccactacagaTCCTACTCCCTGcccaaaacccaggagtcctgactcctgggccctctgctctaaccactagatcagtggtccccaacttttTCTGTCACCTCCTGCCTTACCTGTAATGGAACTTTTCAGCCACCTGTCCGCAAGGGAATTGTGGGGCTGTGGCTGAGAGTGGAGCCCAAGCTGCAGctaggggcggggctggagcagagctgggggcagagaggggctggaTGGTGCTCTCTCTTCGCCCTTCCCTCCACTGTGGGGGCTGACCTtgccgctccccacccccctgaaggttcctctgtgccccccagggGGGTGCACCCCACATTCTGAGGATCACTGCACTAGATCCACACTTTCTTCCTGGATCGCAGACAAAACCCAGGAgttgactcccagccccccttgctctaatcattagaccccactcccctcccagagcagggtacagaactcaggagtcctggctcccagcccccctgctctaaccactagactgagAAGCTCTTTCTTTGGTGGCATCTCTCCAACCGGCCTTGCTGAGGACAGCTCATGCCATAGGGAGGACTCTGGGTGTCCACTGGCTCCCCCATGTTTCCTGGAGCCTGGGCAGCTGACCGGCATGCTAGTCAttggccccaagccctgcccatgctgaggggcagggcaaggggtggggcTGCACTCACAATACAGGTCTTGCGGGTCTTCTGAGGGGGGATGGGTCCCTTGTGGTTACGCCGATAGCCGAACCAGACGGGCTTGTTGCCGTATCTCTCGATGTACTctgcaaggggggaggggagagttagCCAGTCCCGGTGAGATTCACACCGAGGATCCTAGAGAACATGAGGGAGTGCAGCCTCTGTTGAATCAGACCccctgtacagatggggaaactgagtcacactgGCAGGAGGCTGGCCAATGATCATACTGAGAGTCTGGTCCAGAGATggaaacccaggtgtcctgactcccagcccctccccgccccgctctAATCCACTagactctcctcccctcccagggcagggcatAGAACCCAAGAATCTGGATCTCAGGTCCGCTTCCCACCCCACTCTAGCCCCTAGACCACTGCCAGGAATCCTGAGCCCCTCACAAGGTTGCCCTCGGTGGTGCCAGCCTGTGAAGCAGCAGATCCAAGGCCTAGCTCCAACCTCTTCGCAGCTCCTGGCCAGATACCTTCCGTCTCTAGATATTCCCAGGGTTTCTCCTTAAAGCGTGATTCGGTGTCAAAGGCGACTGGCTCTGCTGATGCGGCTGGGTCCGTCTCCGTGCTGAACACCCGGAGCAGCGGGCGCTGGAGCCGCAGGAgcgaggcagcaggagcagcctaAGAAAGGCCAAGTCAGGAAAGGAGAGAAAGGATCAGACCACCCCAATAAGTGGCTGTCCCTACCGCGTCTAGGATATTAGATAAGGATCAatgaaatgcagtcacctctggggtggggcagctagggaacagcagcagcagcacagtaaCATGGCACGGGGGAAGAGGGGGTTAATTCACCCatcacagaaatgcagccacctctggggtggggcagctagGAAACAGCCACACAGCAACACCACATAGGAGAGGGGAGAATCACTCACCCATCACTGAAAACTGCACTGATTGGGCTTTGCAGGCACAATGGTTTGCCCCAGTGCTCTTGCCTGAACCCTTCCCTCTGCTCTGCGGCGGTTCATTGCTGAGCTTCACCAAGGggaggctgcatttcagcggACCCCAGTACCATTCTGTGATGAAACAGCAGGGCCAGTGCATGTGAAAGAGTTTATCCTTGGGGTTGGAAGATGCTACCATGATCTTTTTAGCAAGCAACTTTAATgatatttttgcatttaatttcccagCTACTTTTaaggaaaaagcaaacaaacacagAGTAAGGACAAATGGATCTGCTGTCTGCAGCCGCCCTGTCCAGAGTTGCTGGACATCACATGGAAACAACAGCAGGAAGCTGTGTCTAAGGTGGGTGGCCCAGTGGGCTCGTGCCTCAAAGCCGAAATAGCCTGCAGGCTCCCACAACAGGGCGCTGAGATCCCACATGACACAGCGATGCCGCACAATGGAGTAACACCACGCCAGGGGAACGTCATATCCTGCTGCAATCCCGATTTGGTGTGGCCCAGCAATTAAGTTGGCAGGCTGGCTCAGCCCCGGATAACCTTGTGTTATGTTGAAGTGCATAACCACAGCACTGCAGGACAATGTCATGGCAGGGAGACTATGGGAAGAGCAATAATGTCACGTCGCTCCCTGACCCACCCTTGTGGAGTAGCAGGGCAATGCCAAGTCACAGCGTGTTGCCCAATGCCACACAGCACCATGACAGCATGATACCCACAATGTCACACTGCCACCCCTTAGCATGATCTCACAGCATGGCAGCCATGATGTCACGTCGCCACCGCATGGCACGATAACCTGACAGCACGGCAGCCATGATGTCACACTGCCTTGTTACTGGCATAATGACCTCATAGCACAGCAGCCATGATGTCACACTGCTCCCACTCTTAGAGTGTGATGACCTCATGGCACTGCAATCATGATGCCACGCTGCCCCCTCATGGCATGATGACATCATAGCAAGCGATTTTGGTGCAGGGCAGCAGCTCTTACATCACACTCCACCCACCCTGGCACAATGACATCACAGTGAACATTGCCGGTACAGCAAATGACGTCATCCCCACAGTGATACATGCAATGACATCACAGCACATGGCCCCGGCCGGCCCCCTTAGCCCTGCTCCTCACCTGGGCCCAGAAGAGCCTCGGGAGCAAAgccagcccaggcaggctgctcgCGGCCCTTCGCAGTAACATGGTGCCCCTAGAAGCCGCCATCTTGCGGTACGGTGATCTGTGCGCATGCGTGGTGACTAACGCAAATCAAAGCCGCCTTGGCAGCAGCCATCTTCTTCCACGTGACCACCGCGTTGGTGCGGTCACGCCTTCGCCtgttagtttatttttttaacgTCACGTCTGACTCGACAACTCGCTCCCGCGTGGGCTCGTAGGTTAGAAAGAACTGTTGCAAGGATTAATAGGTTTAGTTTGAAAAGTGCGGGATGATCAATGCGCACGCGCCGACCCATTTGTTGGCGCGCCTGCGCACAGCTCGGCGAGGAATAAAAACTGCGCCACAAGCTGGACAATACCGGGCGTTGGCTGCGCATGCGCACAACCTTCAGGACGACAGCTAAGGAGAATCAGCCGGCCCCACCCCCGCGCATGCGCGATATAGAGAGTCTCGTGACACTTCCGCAAGGGCGTTGCCCGCCAGCCTAACCCGGTCACCCCGCCTTTCCCCTTCGCGCACGCGCGCTGGGGCCCCTTTCTAACTGCGTCACAACCGTCGCcgattttaaaattgattttcgAGCTTAGATCCCGCTCGCACATCGAGAGGGGACCCCGGTGGCGTGTTTCGCTAGCGGTTTTGAATCGGTTCTCGAGTAACCGGCCGTTGGGTACGAGGAAGGAGGGGGAGCGGAGAGGACGGAAGCTTTGTTCTCGCGCCGCAGCACGAGCcgcaggggggcggggccggaggaGGGCGGGGCCGCATATAAAAAGCGCCACTCGCGCGGGGTTCGCCCATTCTGGGGTCTGGTTAGAGGTGAGTACTGAGGAGCGCGAGGCGGGGGGACAGggtggaggcgggggaggggtggtttTGGGGGCTGCTGTTAGCCCTTCTGAATGACCTTGATTATTAATAATTTCTGCTGCTAATTAACCCCCTGGGTCTGAGGCAGGGAACGGGGCTTTTAATTGAAACTGGGTTTCATTTGAAACCCCCCCCCCGGTTGCTTCCCCATAAATCCTCATTTTTGTTCCCAGACCCACCCAATCCACAGATTTGCAAAAATTTACCGCAGCCCAGAtcccagtgatttaaaaaaaaaaccctaaaaattaACGTTTTTGccaaattttatatttttgtggTTAAAAATCTTGGGGAGGGGGTTACCTTTTGTGTCTAAAAATGCTCATTGCagtgtttttttcccttctcttctgTTCTAGGTTGGTTTGGTCTTGAGACTGGCGTCGAATTTGCTACGAGAAAGAGAAAAATCCCCCCCCACTTGGTCCTTGGAAGACACAAAAAAGCAGCCACCATATTTTCGACCGTCCTTGGGAAGCCGTTCAAATTCTTTGTGACCTGAAGGAAACTGCCACTTAAACATACCAAAAgaccaaacaaaaaataattagcaACAACCTGTCCTGatcctttttttaaatctagcaactTTTTGCATCTCTTGATCTCGACAAACCACCAATAATCCCCAAAAAgttgctgtatttttttaaagccatgaCCAAAaacaaatcaattattttttttctttaaaatacaccactttaatcaaacaaaaaaataacaaaCCTTGAAGCGCTGTCGACGAGAAAAATTATTGGATAGTAAGTGTCGAATTTTCAACcaactgaccaaaaaaaaaaaattcctcctcTATCAAAAAGAATTAACGCCAGGAAGAAACCAAAAATGTGTATATAATTGAGAGGAAAGTAGGCTTTGTTTCAAGATGGTTAACCCTTAAAAGTCAGGCATTTTGCAAAATATGAATGCATATTTATAAGGAGTACGACGGTCTCTTAGACAAATCCATCGTCTCCACGAATATGAAGGGTTAATGAGCTCCCACACAAAAGATGGCGGTGACTGAGCCATAAAGTATCGCTTTTTTTGTGTGGGAGACAAGGAAAATGAGCAATCTGTACATAAAGATTGCAGGGTAAGGCTATAAGTGGCAAGGGAAGCAAGAAAGATCAATGGCATTAGACGATGGGTTGGTTTAAAAAATAACCTTATGGTGATATGTCAAATCCATTTcttatatttttaaattcaatGTAAATGCTAGGGTTTTTGgtgtgaatttatttttttagaacCTGGGCTACCACTTTAATAATGTATTTGCATATATATGTAGTAGTTGGGGAGAAAGGGCAATCTTTAAGAATTGGGTGGCAATCTAGAAATAAAGATTGCAAGAGTTGGTTTTTAAAACTTTCAAATCTTGTTAAAATTcagtaatttaattttttaaaagagcagCATGAAATTTGATAACATTTAGACTCCAATTATAACAAAATCTAATGTGCTTTAAAAAATGTGATTCTCGCTTTCTATTTTCCCCTCCCTACTAAAGATGGCGAAGCTGTTTTGTCTCCTTGTCTTTGTTCTggcaagcagcattttttttttcagattgatCCCATTtttacccccccccttttttgcccCTCCCATACTTTGGAGGGGGACAAattagctccccccccccccgggtgatgGGGAGATTCTGTAGTGAATCTTCAGCTCATGCTAACAAGAATTGGCTTCCCCTCTTGTATTTTTAATAGGTGTAGCTTTGTAGGATTGAGATTATAGGATacaaagaggggtgtgtgtgtgtatgtgtatatatatatatatctatggTGGGGGCTGTATTGTTATATGAATTCCTTCTTAATAGATACTGAAGCctttttgtttgtggtttttttcccctcccctctcccttgtGCTTCTAAAATGGCGTCTGCCTCATTTTGTCTCTTCCTGTACAAAAGCAAGAACCCATGGGCAGGGAGGTGATGTAACCAGCTCTGAGCAAACTCCTCCCACCGAGTGGCTCGCGTTTGGAGGCATGGGATGGAGGGAAtgagatgcggggggggggaagggggggaaggaggaggggaatgCACCCGGTGCGCGtggtccccccccttcccctttctAAACTGTTCTAACCAAATTCCACTCCTGGCTGTTTCATCTACAGGAATTCTCTAGGTACAAGTTAATATACGAGTACAAAGTATGATCCTAAGTCCGccagatttctttctttttataggtTTCAACATAACCCCCGAGTTTGGACCTCCGCTCTCTTGTCTGTCTTATCTGGCTGTATTTGTAACTTACAATGGTTTCTATCCAGCTTCCATGCTCAGTAAAGCAGACGGTCTGCTTTGTCTCCCTCTCTTAGACTTTCTGAAGGGAAGTGGGGGAGCATTCCTCTTGATCAGTTAATGTAATCTGATTTGTTATAACAGATGTGAAATGCTATCACTGGACTCCAAAGGTGCTGTACATAACCCACAAATCTGTTGTCAAGGAtgttctgggggtgggaggggtgcgtgcattttctccagccacacacaccccaagtgTCGTCTTGGGCAGGGGAAAGGTAAAAAGTCTTGTATTCAATTAATTTGCCACATTCCACAGTGCCATAGTTCCTGTACAATGTACTAGGAAAAGAAGTGATCATTAGGAAAAAAAGGGAAGCCCTCATCAAAGGGAGGGGAACAGCCACAATTCACGGGTAAGCAAACCTTTCTGGTATTAATTACATTTCACAACCTTCATTTCTGTTCCAGACCACTTTGCTTATTTCTTTTTGATTCTTCCATTGTCAACTCCGTGCAGTGACAGCGACTGATGCATGCAGAGGCTGTAAGGATATTTTGAGTCTTGATTTTAAGAGCTTGCCAATCTGTTAAGACAACTACAAATTTAATTTTTTCAGACTTTGCATTAGAGAAATCTGGTATCTTTTACCAGAGCCAACCCATTGGATCTGCATGAGCGTCCGATAGCTTTTAACCAAGGAGAGGCTGCTTTTGTGACTgagatctattttttttttaaactgctggatttttttttctggactgTTTCTAACATGAAATGGGACTTCACAAGGCAGATTTTTCAAACCCAGCAGGTTAAATACCTGCTGCAGTGTCCAGTGGTAGCATTTCATGCAATGTAAAGCAATTCAGCATTTTAGTCTCATGGAGAGACTGAACAATATACAGCCTGTAATGGCCTGATCTTGAAGCATTGAGCTGCAATCCTTTTGAAGTCATTAAGAGTTGTTCTGGGTGCTGAGTTTCTCTCGGGGTTGGGCCTTAGCCACTGTATGTATAGTGCAGGTAGGACGAGGTAAGTTATATGCAAGCAGCAAATTTAGCAAAGGCCTTGTAGAGATTGTGCAAATCGGTGGGTCCACTTAAGGCTGGCACACTGGGACCGTTCGCTGTGTTGCAGTTGTGTGCACTTCTAAATTTCCAAGCACACAGAAGACTAATGGAGGTGAAATATGCTAAATAAGGAAAATAACAAAAGATCCAGCCAGAGAGGTTGATGAAAGCAGCAATGGCTCTTGCAGCCTCTTAATAAGAATAAAAAATCTATTTAATTTTTTGAGGAAAAGCATTCAATGAgaggaaaactttttttaaaccaaacacTAGGAAATAGACCAGAATCCATTCAGACATTTAAATAGACAACACACTTGATAAGCTGAGTGTCAGGCAAACGTTTGAAACTGGGATCTGTCTGTAAAGGCTTTTtcttaaaacaattttttaagaAAATGTGATCCTCAATTTGGGAGATTTGAAGATGGGGTTAAAAATGAACTAAGGGTAAATGTGGGTGAACACACAGTGGGTACTGCTAAAATTTCCTCTTGCCAGAAGCCTAAATGATTGCTGAACTAGATGTTTGTTCTGTGCAGCCAGTATATCTAAAGAGAGCTCAATAGGGGTTTGGCTAAAGATggcttttaaaagtattttaataccacactttaaaaaaaaaaaatcccaatacaGAAGTTTTGGTACCTCAGTAGTTCCTGACTGGTGTTAAGAGCACCTGAAGTTTACTGCATAAGGAATGCAGCTTCTGTTTATCAATTCTGTTAACAGGCTTTTGTTCTAGAAGTCATCTGCTCCAGCTGTCTTTCTTCCCTCACCTTCCTGAAGTTATAATCTCATGGTCTCACTCGTGTGGGTGAAGATACGAGATGGGGTTGGAGAAGTAAGACACAGATGCTAAAGGGGCAAAGATACTGTGCCAGAAGCTGAACTCTTTGCTGTAGCCTAGTAACCTTGACAGTCACTGGCAGCTTCTCTGTCACATTTGAAGTCTCAGTTACGCTGAGACCATTTGTGGACAACGTATTGTAA
The sequence above is a segment of the Mauremys mutica isolate MM-2020 ecotype Southern chromosome 12, ASM2049712v1, whole genome shotgun sequence genome. Coding sequences within it:
- the MRPS18B gene encoding 28S ribosomal protein S18b, mitochondrial isoform X1 — its product is MLRGGSVTLWVSCCHGAVWHWATRCDLALPCYSTRAAPAASLLRLQRPLLRVFSTETDPAASAEPVAFDTESRFKEKPWEYLETEEYIERYGNKPVWFGYRRNHKGPIPPQKTRKTCIRGKKIAGNPCPICRDQKLHVDYRNVKLLEQFICSHTGVTFHPTRTGVCMKQHKRLTQAIDQARDHGLVSFHIPLVTLQGKDYTNQHQAVTKTPPAPSLQSQAPWYPWYEWQQPPEKDIARIRRIYKDYLKEETGPA
- the MRPS18B gene encoding 28S ribosomal protein S18b, mitochondrial isoform X2: MAASRGTMLLRRAASSLPGLALLPRLFWAQAAPAASLLRLQRPLLRVFSTETDPAASAEPVAFDTESRFKEKPWEYLETEEYIERYGNKPVWFGYRRNHKGPIPPQKTRKTCIRGKKIAGNPCPICRDQKLHVDYRNVKLLEQFICSHTGVTFHPTRTGVCMKQHKRLTQAIDQARDHGLVSFHIPLVTLQGKDYTNQHQAVTKTPPAPSLQSQAPWYPWYEWQQPPEKDIARIRRIYKDYLKEETGPA